A genomic window from Flavobacterium lindanitolerans includes:
- a CDS encoding class I SAM-dependent methyltransferase, which produces MGNLSEKELQELAGQLSHPNGESGIQTAYSMNVANDNMIRHTIEQIEIMPHSKILEIGPGNGIHIKYLFEKEANLNYYGIDISELMIEEALRLNSEFTATERAIFELTDGKKISYPDSFFDSAFTANTIYFWKNPAEYINEIFRVLQSGGSFILAFIPKEVMEKIPFSKYGFELYDTEKAKSLLENAGFRIENILSETEEVLSNTGEIKIRTFTIIKAQKP; this is translated from the coding sequence ATGGGAAATCTTTCAGAAAAAGAACTTCAGGAACTTGCAGGACAATTGAGCCATCCTAACGGAGAAAGTGGCATACAGACAGCTTACAGCATGAATGTTGCGAATGACAACATGATTCGTCACACAATAGAGCAAATTGAAATCATGCCTCATTCAAAGATTTTAGAAATTGGTCCCGGAAACGGAATCCATATAAAATATTTATTTGAGAAGGAAGCCAATCTGAATTATTATGGGATAGACATATCAGAACTCATGATTGAGGAAGCCTTAAGGCTCAATTCTGAGTTTACTGCTACCGAAAGAGCCATTTTTGAACTAACTGACGGTAAAAAAATATCGTATCCCGATTCTTTTTTCGATAGTGCTTTCACTGCCAATACTATTTATTTCTGGAAAAATCCCGCAGAATATATAAATGAAATTTTTAGAGTATTACAATCGGGAGGCTCCTTTATTCTGGCTTTTATTCCGAAAGAAGTAATGGAAAAAATTCCTTTTTCAAAATACGGATTCGAACTTTATGATACTGAAAAGGCAAAATCATTGCTTGAAAATGCCGGATTCCGTATTGAAAACATCTTATCAGAAACAGAAGAAGTTTTGAGCAATACTGGCGAAATAAAAATCCGTACTTTTACGATTATCAAGGCTCAAAAACCTTAA
- a CDS encoding M1 family metallopeptidase: MKRFFPFFILLCGLQNSLAQEFTRKDSLRGGFSFERICYNVQRYDLNITINPEEKSIRGYNDITFKTVKNTQKIQVDLFENMKIDSIIFDGRPLEYKREFDAVFITFPKPLAVDGTDKTIRCYYSGNPQIAKYPPWDGGFVFKTDSKGKPWIGVAVQGTGASLWYPVKDSQSDEPDFGATIKVAVPDGLMNVSNGRFMGSENLKNGYTRWDWEVKSPINTYDITVNIADYVHIHDNHNGLDLDYYVLPENEEKAKKHFEEVKPMLDCFEAKFGKYPFAEDGYKLVETSYLGMEHQSAVAYGNKYRKGYQGSDISGTGIGLLFDYITIHESGHEWFGNSITSKDIADLWIHEGFTTYSESVFVECLYGYEKAMEYINGQKKRVSNRSPIIGYYGVNDKGSTDMYYKGALLLNTLRHIVNDDQKWWKLLLKYSETYRHKIIDTQTVITFFNTETGRDLTPVFEQYLRYKNIPELEVAVKNKEVKFRWITDVPDFKMPIIIKQGSKEARLEATNKWKSHSIKNNDPVKFDDYQFLIKITYN; the protein is encoded by the coding sequence ATGAAACGATTCTTCCCTTTCTTTATTCTCTTGTGTGGGCTTCAGAACAGCCTTGCCCAGGAATTCACCAGGAAAGATTCTTTGCGTGGCGGTTTTTCTTTTGAAAGAATTTGTTATAATGTACAGCGCTATGACCTGAATATTACTATCAATCCGGAAGAAAAATCGATTAGGGGTTATAATGACATCACGTTTAAAACAGTAAAAAACACTCAAAAAATTCAGGTCGATTTATTCGAAAATATGAAAATCGACAGTATCATTTTTGATGGCAGACCTCTCGAATATAAAAGAGAATTTGATGCTGTTTTTATTACTTTTCCAAAACCATTGGCTGTTGATGGAACAGACAAAACAATACGTTGTTATTACTCCGGCAACCCTCAAATTGCAAAATACCCACCCTGGGATGGAGGCTTTGTATTCAAAACCGATAGCAAAGGAAAGCCCTGGATTGGTGTTGCCGTACAGGGAACGGGAGCCAGCTTATGGTATCCTGTAAAAGATTCCCAAAGTGACGAACCTGATTTTGGCGCTACCATAAAGGTTGCCGTACCTGACGGATTGATGAATGTTTCCAATGGAAGATTTATGGGCAGTGAAAATCTGAAAAACGGTTACACCCGTTGGGATTGGGAAGTAAAAAGCCCTATCAACACTTATGATATCACGGTGAATATTGCTGATTACGTTCATATCCATGATAACCACAACGGACTGGACCTTGATTATTATGTACTGCCGGAAAATGAAGAAAAAGCCAAAAAACATTTTGAAGAAGTAAAACCAATGCTGGACTGTTTCGAAGCTAAATTTGGCAAATATCCTTTTGCGGAAGATGGTTACAAACTTGTTGAAACTTCTTATTTAGGTATGGAGCACCAAAGCGCTGTTGCTTACGGAAATAAATACAGAAAGGGTTATCAGGGAAGTGACATTTCCGGCACGGGTATTGGCTTGCTTTTCGACTATATCACCATTCATGAAAGTGGCCACGAATGGTTTGGCAATAGCATTACTTCAAAAGATATTGCAGACTTGTGGATTCACGAAGGATTTACGACCTATTCAGAATCCGTATTTGTAGAATGCCTCTATGGTTATGAAAAAGCGATGGAATACATAAACGGGCAAAAAAAACGCGTTTCCAACAGAAGCCCTATTATTGGCTACTATGGAGTTAACGATAAAGGCTCTACTGACATGTATTACAAAGGAGCATTGTTATTGAACACGCTTCGGCATATTGTTAATGACGACCAGAAATGGTGGAAATTGCTTCTGAAATATTCCGAAACCTACCGTCATAAGATTATAGACACCCAAACCGTAATTACCTTTTTTAATACTGAAACCGGTCGGGACCTGACTCCTGTTTTTGAGCAATACCTCAGGTATAAAAATATTCCCGAACTGGAAGTAGCTGTCAAGAACAAAGAAGTAAAATTCAGATGGATTACAGATGTACCCGATTTCAAAATGCCAATTATCATAAAACAAGGCAGTAAAGAAGCAAGACTTGAAGCGACCAATAAATGGAAATCACATTCTATTAAAAATAACGACCCCGTAAAATTTGATGATTACCAATTCCTTATAAAAATAACATACAATTAA
- a CDS encoding AMP-binding protein — protein MEKPTYYDVHNRFKLNGFHLNKDDLCRVAYSFIKEGEAYERPVGIFILDWFDEKDYIEMTTSGTTGAPKKIQISKQAMVNSALATGDFFELAPGDKVLHCLPAKYVAGKMMFVRAFILGLDMDFVEPTSTPLERNEETYDFAAMVPIQAQHSLEKLSQVKKLIIGGAKVNSALAEELKKIPSSIYETYGMTETITHIAAKRVGEEAFDVLPGITVAEDERHCLVVNAPAISEEVVVTNDVVKVLNDHQFIWLGRIDNVINSGGIKLFPEQIEEKLSHKIDRRFFIASQENEELGEKLVLAVEGDPYVIDDAAFAELGKYEKPKVVLFIPKFLETPTGKVLRKESLASI, from the coding sequence ATGGAGAAGCCCACATATTATGATGTACACAATCGCTTTAAACTAAATGGATTTCATTTGAATAAAGACGATTTATGCCGCGTTGCCTATAGTTTTATAAAAGAAGGAGAGGCTTATGAAAGGCCGGTCGGGATTTTTATATTGGACTGGTTTGATGAAAAGGATTATATCGAAATGACAACTTCCGGAACTACCGGTGCTCCAAAAAAGATACAAATCAGCAAACAGGCTATGGTAAATTCCGCTTTAGCTACCGGAGATTTTTTTGAACTGGCTCCTGGCGATAAAGTACTGCACTGTCTTCCTGCCAAATATGTTGCCGGAAAGATGATGTTTGTCAGAGCGTTTATCTTAGGCCTGGATATGGATTTTGTAGAACCTACTTCCACGCCTTTGGAAAGAAATGAAGAAACCTATGATTTTGCGGCAATGGTTCCAATTCAGGCACAGCATTCTTTAGAAAAGCTTTCACAGGTAAAAAAGCTTATTATAGGTGGTGCTAAAGTTAATTCTGCTTTGGCTGAGGAGCTGAAAAAAATCCCCTCCTCGATTTATGAGACTTACGGAATGACAGAAACCATTACGCATATAGCCGCAAAGCGAGTGGGAGAAGAAGCATTTGATGTTTTACCGGGAATAACCGTTGCGGAAGACGAAAGACACTGTCTTGTTGTTAATGCGCCGGCAATTTCAGAAGAAGTCGTCGTGACGAATGATGTTGTAAAAGTTTTGAATGACCACCAATTTATTTGGCTTGGACGTATAGACAATGTTATCAATAGCGGAGGGATAAAGCTCTTTCCCGAGCAGATAGAAGAAAAATTATCGCATAAAATCGACCGTCGGTTTTTTATAGCCTCCCAGGAAAATGAGGAATTAGGTGAAAAACTGGTTTTGGCAGTAGAAGGCGACCCTTATGTTATTGACGATGCTGCTTTTGCTGAGCTTGGAAAATATGAAAAACCAAAAGTGGTATTGTTTATTCCTAAATTTTTAGAAACCCCAACCGGAAAAGTGTTGCGGAAAGAAAGTTTAGCCAGTATATAA
- a CDS encoding CPBP family intramembrane glutamic endopeptidase, with the protein MFIAQGFKSKGNAFWKYIVGSVIVIAASTIGQFPLMIAIAVKSIEENKDFPTDQAAMLTFLDSNLTLFLMLISFAFALLALFFVLKFLHRQRFIEVTTSRPKMDWKRFFFAFGLWTAITVIMTVAAYFVSPQDYEVNFQPVPFAILAIIGIALIPIQTSTEEYVFRGYLMQGFALLSKNKWFPLLMTSVIFGLLHIFNPEVEKMGYIIMIYYIGTGLFLGVLALMDEGIELSLGFHAANNLIGGLLVTSDWTVFQTHSILKDHSEPAAGFDVLLPVFIIFPILLFIFSKKYQWKNWKEKLTGTIPDNLTTDDTYHSNQFDKNDGEAHIL; encoded by the coding sequence ATGTTTATAGCTCAAGGCTTTAAGAGTAAAGGAAACGCATTTTGGAAATATATTGTGGGTTCGGTTATTGTAATTGCTGCGTCTACGATAGGCCAGTTTCCATTGATGATTGCTATTGCGGTAAAATCTATTGAAGAAAATAAGGACTTTCCAACAGACCAGGCAGCTATGTTAACTTTTCTCGATTCAAATCTGACACTCTTCCTGATGCTGATTTCGTTTGCTTTTGCTTTGCTGGCTTTGTTTTTTGTTTTGAAATTTTTGCATCGTCAGAGATTTATTGAAGTGACTACTTCACGGCCAAAAATGGACTGGAAGCGTTTTTTCTTCGCGTTTGGACTATGGACAGCGATTACCGTTATTATGACTGTTGCTGCTTATTTTGTTTCGCCCCAGGATTATGAAGTTAATTTTCAGCCGGTTCCATTTGCTATTTTAGCGATTATCGGAATAGCTTTGATACCAATTCAGACCAGTACCGAAGAATATGTTTTCAGGGGTTATCTTATGCAGGGTTTTGCGCTTTTGTCAAAAAATAAATGGTTTCCGTTGTTAATGACTTCTGTAATTTTTGGACTGCTCCATATCTTCAATCCTGAAGTTGAAAAAATGGGCTATATTATTATGATATATTATATAGGTACGGGGTTATTTCTAGGTGTTTTGGCCTTGATGGATGAAGGTATTGAATTGTCGCTTGGATTCCATGCCGCAAATAATTTGATTGGTGGTTTGCTGGTAACGTCTGACTGGACGGTTTTCCAGACTCACTCCATATTAAAAGACCATTCTGAGCCTGCAGCAGGATTTGATGTTTTACTTCCGGTTTTTATAATTTTTCCAATTCTTTTATTTATCTTTAGTAAGAAGTACCAATGGAAAAATTGGAAAGAGAAATTGACCGGGACCATTCCGGATAACCTAACAACTGATGACACTTACCACAGCAATCAATTTGACAAAAACGATGGAGAAGCCCACATATTATGA
- the arsC gene encoding arsenate reductase (glutaredoxin) (This arsenate reductase requires both glutathione and glutaredoxin to convert arsenate to arsenite, after which the efflux transporter formed by ArsA and ArsB can extrude the arsenite from the cell, providing resistance.) → MIKIYHNPRCGKSREGLSLLEKSRKEFEVIQYLKEVPTAEELKSIIKLLGIPPIELVRQKEEIWTQNFKGKTLTDEEIIKIMAENPILIERPIVVNGKTATIGRPPEKILEIL, encoded by the coding sequence ATGATTAAAATATACCACAACCCGCGATGCGGGAAATCGAGAGAAGGACTTAGCCTGCTTGAAAAGTCAAGAAAAGAGTTTGAAGTAATACAATACCTGAAAGAAGTTCCAACGGCAGAGGAACTCAAATCCATCATAAAACTTTTGGGAATACCGCCTATTGAACTGGTGCGCCAAAAGGAAGAAATCTGGACACAGAACTTTAAGGGCAAGACTTTAACCGATGAAGAAATCATCAAAATTATGGCCGAAAACCCGATTCTTATTGAAAGGCCGATTGTTGTGAATGGCAAAACTGCCACTATTGGACGACCACCGGAAAAAATACTGGAAATCCTCTAA
- a CDS encoding outer membrane beta-barrel family protein, with product MKNLKFAISLLLLSVSLLSYAQERPQAKKVKITGKITEKSTSQPLGYATVTLQNSKRPDVITGGMTDENGVFTIEANAGTYDVKFEFISFKPIEMKQLAIEEDKNFGTVALEAEAEMLDAVEIRAERSTVEIKLDKKVYNVGQDMIVKGGTISDVLDNVPSVSVDVDGNVSLRGNENVRILIDGKPSGLAGINIADALKMLPADAVDKVEVITNPSARYDAEGGAGILNIILKKGKNQGINGTVTATTGNPANHGFTGTVNYKTEQFNLFTTQGYSYRKGPGNSMTDTEYLDENGDVTGYLKERRNNERLNKSYNGVLGLEWYLDKSITWTNTLSYRRSSGENPDNVFQYRYDPAMNLQSITNRFSLESDKDENVDFSSNFIKKFKKDGHQLTVDLSFSQSDDDEDADIPSRNVLDGTPISEQRTGNIQKQNRSLLQTDYVLPIGENSQFEAGYRGNFNDLLTDYSVENFNYGTGGWENDPQFTNTLEYKEKVNAFYSQFGTKINRMSYLVGLRWEDSNIDINQLTQNIYKNKKYNNFFPSAFLTYEFNENSSASLSYSRRISRPRSRSINPFSSLSSNINLFRGNPDLDPSMTDAFDFGYLNKFGKLTFNTSMYFNRTKDAVQYVRNTEIINGTATLVTSPVNVGSEDRFGFEFTLSYNPYRWWRLNSNFNLFRNQTKGNYTYTDLSNNSQTIDFSNTAYSWFARINSKINLPLGIDWQANTTYNAPQTNAQGRSKGIISANLAFSKDVLKDKGTIALNVNDLFNSRKRITETNLATQNAYSEMQWRERQITLSFTYRFNKKKNEREKQPKRMDSDNGGEDYMGG from the coding sequence ATGAAAAATCTAAAATTTGCAATATCCCTCCTATTGCTATCCGTTTCACTTCTCAGTTATGCGCAGGAAAGGCCGCAGGCTAAAAAAGTAAAAATCACAGGTAAAATTACCGAAAAATCAACTTCCCAACCTTTAGGTTATGCTACAGTAACGCTACAAAATTCTAAGCGTCCCGATGTTATAACCGGTGGAATGACTGATGAAAATGGTGTGTTCACAATAGAGGCAAATGCAGGTACTTATGATGTAAAATTTGAATTTATCTCTTTTAAGCCAATCGAAATGAAACAGCTGGCTATAGAAGAAGATAAAAATTTTGGAACCGTTGCTTTAGAAGCCGAAGCCGAAATGCTTGATGCCGTTGAAATCCGTGCCGAACGTTCGACTGTAGAAATCAAACTGGATAAAAAAGTATATAATGTTGGACAGGATATGATTGTCAAAGGAGGAACTATCAGTGATGTTTTAGACAACGTTCCTTCTGTTTCTGTTGACGTTGATGGTAATGTAAGTCTTCGTGGTAATGAAAACGTAAGAATCCTTATTGACGGAAAACCGTCCGGTTTAGCAGGTATTAATATTGCAGATGCTTTAAAAATGCTTCCGGCTGATGCGGTAGACAAAGTAGAAGTAATTACGAATCCTTCTGCCAGATATGATGCCGAAGGTGGTGCCGGAATTCTTAACATTATTCTGAAAAAAGGAAAAAATCAAGGTATTAATGGTACCGTAACCGCTACAACCGGTAATCCGGCCAATCATGGATTTACAGGAACAGTTAATTACAAAACCGAACAATTCAACCTTTTCACTACTCAAGGCTATAGCTACAGAAAAGGACCTGGAAACTCTATGACAGATACGGAATATCTGGATGAAAACGGAGATGTTACGGGTTATTTAAAGGAAAGAAGAAACAACGAAAGGTTAAACAAAAGCTACAATGGAGTTTTAGGTTTGGAATGGTACCTGGACAAATCGATTACGTGGACAAATACGTTGTCGTATAGAAGAAGTTCTGGCGAAAACCCGGATAACGTTTTCCAGTACCGATATGACCCGGCGATGAACCTGCAAAGCATCACCAACCGATTCAGCTTGGAATCTGATAAAGACGAAAACGTTGATTTCTCTTCCAATTTCATCAAAAAATTTAAAAAGGACGGACACCAGTTAACAGTTGACCTTTCCTTCTCACAAAGTGATGATGATGAAGATGCTGATATTCCTAGCAGAAATGTGTTGGACGGCACGCCAATAAGCGAGCAGAGAACCGGTAATATCCAAAAACAAAACCGTTCATTGCTTCAGACAGATTATGTTTTGCCAATAGGAGAAAACAGCCAGTTTGAAGCCGGATATCGTGGAAATTTCAATGACCTTTTAACCGACTATTCTGTAGAAAATTTCAATTATGGTACAGGTGGTTGGGAAAACGATCCACAGTTCACAAACACATTGGAGTATAAAGAAAAAGTAAATGCATTTTACAGCCAGTTTGGGACGAAAATCAACAGAATGTCTTATTTGGTAGGTTTGCGTTGGGAAGATTCCAATATTGATATCAACCAATTGACTCAGAATATCTATAAAAACAAGAAATACAACAATTTCTTTCCAAGCGCATTCTTAACGTATGAATTCAATGAAAACAGCAGTGCTTCGTTAAGCTACAGCCGCAGGATTTCAAGACCTCGCTCCCGCTCTATCAACCCGTTTTCGAGTTTGTCGAGTAACATCAACCTGTTTAGAGGTAATCCGGACCTTGACCCGTCAATGACCGATGCTTTTGATTTTGGCTACCTGAACAAATTTGGCAAGCTGACTTTTAATACGTCTATGTATTTTAACAGAACAAAAGATGCGGTACAATATGTAAGAAATACGGAAATCATCAACGGAACTGCCACTTTGGTAACTTCTCCGGTAAACGTTGGTTCTGAAGACCGTTTTGGATTTGAGTTTACATTATCCTACAACCCATACAGATGGTGGAGACTGAACAGTAACTTCAACCTGTTCCGAAACCAGACTAAAGGAAATTATACTTATACCGACTTATCCAATAATTCACAGACAATTGATTTCAGCAACACAGCTTATTCATGGTTTGCACGAATCAACTCAAAAATCAACCTTCCATTAGGAATCGACTGGCAGGCTAATACGACGTATAACGCACCACAGACCAATGCTCAGGGAAGGTCGAAAGGAATTATTAGTGCCAACCTGGCGTTTAGTAAGGATGTATTGAAAGATAAAGGAACCATTGCCTTAAACGTAAACGACCTTTTCAACTCCAGAAAAAGAATTACAGAAACGAATCTGGCAACCCAAAATGCCTATTCTGAAATGCAATGGAGAGAAAGACAAATCACTCTTTCTTTTACTTACCGTTTCAACAAAAAGAAAAACGAGAGAGAGAAACAGCCTAAAAGAATGGATAGCGATAATGGTGGTGAAGACTACATGGGCGGATAA
- a CDS encoding STM3941 family protein, with product MDTSSETIIIKLSRKKMILALLGSFLFVIMGIWMVIDHKEITSIFLKFPLAVLIAGILSILFFGFLSILIIKKLSSQTDGLIISSGGITDNSSAISAGFIPWTEITAITETSYAGQAFVIIVIKNPEEFIAAQKSSFKRKAMTANHKSFGGAVSISANSLQTTHKNLKKILVEKLTEYNRMNTI from the coding sequence ATGGATACTTCTTCTGAAACGATAATCATAAAACTGAGTCGGAAAAAAATGATACTCGCATTGCTGGGTTCTTTCCTATTCGTTATTATGGGAATCTGGATGGTAATAGACCATAAGGAAATAACCTCCATTTTTTTAAAATTTCCTCTTGCCGTATTAATCGCCGGTATCCTATCCATTCTTTTCTTTGGTTTTCTTTCTATTTTAATCATAAAAAAATTATCCTCGCAAACAGACGGATTAATCATTTCATCTGGAGGAATCACCGATAATTCAAGCGCCATTAGTGCCGGATTTATTCCATGGACAGAAATTACGGCTATTACTGAAACTTCATATGCAGGTCAGGCTTTTGTCATTATCGTTATTAAAAATCCTGAAGAATTTATCGCTGCCCAAAAAAGCAGTTTTAAGCGCAAGGCAATGACAGCAAACCACAAATCTTTTGGTGGTGCCGTAAGCATATCGGCAAATAGCCTTCAAACGACACATAAAAATCTCAAAAAGATTTTAGTTGAAAAACTAACCGAGTACAACAGAATGAATACTATATAA
- the fumC gene encoding class II fumarate hydratase: MEYRIEKDTMGEVQVPADKYWGAQTERSRNNFKIGPSASMPKEIIEGFAYLKKAAAYANHDLGVLPVEKRDAIAQVCDEILAGKLEGEFPLVIWQTGSGTQSNMNVNEVIANRAQVLAGGKIGEGEQFIKANDDVNKSQSSNDTYPTGMHIAAYKAVVEVTIPGVEKLRDTLHAKAEAYKNVVKIGRTHLMDATPLTLGQEISGYVAQLNYGLKAVKNTLAHLSEVALGGTAVGTGLNTPEGYDVKVAEYIAKFTGHPFVTAPNKFEALASHDAIVETHGALKQLAVSLNKIANDVRMLASGPRSGIGEILIPENEPGSSIMPGKVNPTQCEALTMVCAQVMGNDIAITIGGTQGHYELNVFKPLMASNFLQSARLLGDACVSFDEHCAQGIEPNYTRIKELVDNSLMLVTALNTKIGYYKAAEIAQTAHKNGTTLKEEAVRLGYVSPEDFDAWVKPEDMVGSLK, translated from the coding sequence ATGGAATACAGAATTGAAAAAGACACGATGGGTGAAGTGCAGGTTCCTGCAGATAAATATTGGGGAGCCCAAACGGAGCGTTCCAGAAACAACTTTAAAATTGGACCGTCGGCTTCTATGCCAAAAGAAATCATTGAAGGTTTTGCCTATTTGAAAAAGGCTGCTGCATATGCCAATCATGACCTTGGTGTTTTGCCTGTTGAAAAGAGAGATGCTATCGCTCAGGTTTGCGACGAAATTCTGGCTGGTAAACTGGAAGGAGAATTTCCTTTGGTAATCTGGCAAACAGGTTCGGGTACGCAAAGTAACATGAACGTTAATGAAGTAATTGCAAACAGAGCTCAGGTTTTGGCTGGTGGTAAAATTGGTGAAGGTGAACAGTTTATAAAAGCAAACGATGATGTAAACAAGTCACAATCTTCTAACGATACCTACCCTACAGGAATGCATATTGCAGCCTACAAAGCGGTGGTAGAAGTAACAATTCCTGGTGTTGAAAAATTAAGAGATACACTACATGCTAAAGCCGAAGCTTACAAAAATGTAGTAAAAATTGGCCGTACTCACTTAATGGATGCTACACCATTGACTTTAGGTCAGGAAATTTCAGGCTATGTAGCTCAATTGAACTACGGCTTAAAAGCAGTTAAAAATACATTGGCACACTTGTCTGAAGTAGCTTTGGGCGGAACAGCCGTAGGAACGGGATTAAATACTCCTGAAGGTTATGATGTAAAAGTTGCTGAATATATCGCAAAATTCACAGGACATCCTTTTGTTACGGCTCCTAATAAATTTGAAGCACTGGCCTCTCATGATGCCATTGTAGAAACACACGGTGCCTTAAAACAATTGGCTGTATCATTAAACAAAATTGCAAACGACGTAAGAATGTTGGCTTCCGGTCCACGTTCAGGAATTGGAGAAATCCTTATTCCGGAAAATGAACCGGGTTCTTCAATCATGCCAGGAAAAGTAAACCCTACACAATGTGAGGCATTAACGATGGTTTGCGCTCAGGTTATGGGTAATGACATTGCTATTACAATTGGCGGTACACAAGGACACTATGAATTAAACGTATTCAAACCTTTGATGGCTTCTAACTTCCTGCAATCGGCACGTTTGCTAGGAGATGCCTGCGTTTCTTTTGATGAGCACTGTGCACAGGGCATTGAGCCAAACTATACGCGAATCAAGGAATTGGTTGACAATTCGTTAATGCTTGTAACAGCATTAAATACTAAGATTGGTTATTATAAAGCAGCAGAAATTGCACAAACAGCACACAAAAACGGTACTACACTAAAAGAAGAAGCCGTTCGTCTTGGTTATGTTTCGCCTGAGGATTTTGATGCCTGGGTTAAACCGGAAGACATGGTGGGAAGCTTAAAATAA